The segment GTAGCTGCAGACCGCAGTTACGGCTCGTGGGAAGCGATGTTGGAACAGGAATTGGCCCTGCCGCCCGACGTGCGGATCCAGGGCGTGAGCATCGTGACGCCCAACCACCTGCATTACCCGGTGGCCCGCGCTTTTGCACAGGCCAGCATTCCGGTGGTGTGCGACAAACCGCTCGTGCATACCAGCGAGCAGGCCGGCGATCTGCTGCGGATCGTGGCAGGCACGGGCAGCCTGTTTGCCGTGACCTACAACTATACCGGTTACCCGATGGTGCGCCAAGCCCGCGACCTCGTGCGCAGCGGCGTGCTGGGCGAGGTTCGCAAGGTGCAGGTGCTGTACAACCAGGGCTGGCTGGCCACCCGTCTAGAAGGACAGGGCAACCTGCAGGCCGACTGGCGTACCGATCCCCGCAGGAGCGGCATAGCGGGCGCGGTAGGCGACATCGGGTCGCATGCCGAGAACCTGATGACCACCGTGACGGGTCTGACGCTGGAAGCTGTCTGCGCCGACCTGACCACCTTCGTGCCGGGCCGGGCGCTGGATGATGACGCCAGCCTGCTGCTGCGCTTTCAGGGTGGCGCACGCGGCATCCTCACGGCCTGTCAAATCGCGGGCGGCCTAGAAAACGACCTGAGTCTGCAGGTGTTCGGCACACGCGGCAGCCTGCGCTGGCAGCAAGAAACGCCCAATCAATTGGACGTGTTTCCGCTGGACGGCCCGCAGCAACGCTGGATGCGGGGCAGTTCGGCACTCAGTTCCGCCGCTCAGTCCGCCTCGCAGGTGCCGGGGGGCCACCCCGAAGGCTTTACCGAAGCGTTTGCCAACATTTATCGGGGCGTGGGGGAAACGCTGCTGGCACAGCAAGAAGGGCGCGTGCCTGATCCCGATATCGCCCAGTTCCCCACGCTGGAAGACGGCGCACGTGGCGTCCATTTCATCGAAAAGACGGTAGAGAGTGCGTCTAGTCGTCAGAAATGGACGAGCGCCGTATGGAAGGAACGGTCAGTTCATTGCTAAGTAGGACAAAGGGTTGTGTTGCTTTAACTCGTCTCACGGCAGGCTCATGGGAGGGGTGGCCTGAGGATCAGGATCACCCCTCCCGCGACCGTTGACTACGTCTGGAACGCTTGCGTCTGGTTGGTTCGTCTGGCCGTCGCAGAAACGCTGGTCTGGGAATGGTGATGAAGGTTCAGAGGTTCGGGCATGCAGGCTCAGACGCCCCTGCGCCCGTTTCCTCCGCCCCAATCCTTGCTGTTGCCGCTCTTGACGTTGTGTGGAACGGTGGGACTGTTCGGCAATGTTGTTGCAGCGCGATGTGGAGATCACCTTCTGGTGGTCAACGTCCGCCCGTCTCAGGATCTGCCGGAGTGCAGCTCCTGAGCTGATCAGTACGAATGACTTCTGGGACGTCATATTCCTTCAGCAATCTGCTCAAGAAGGTCTTCGCAGCTCCCCAGTCTCAATGCCGCTGAAGGAGAATGCCCTGCACAACGCCCTGCTCGTTAACAGCGCGCCAAAGCCAGTGTCTGACTCCGTCCACCGTGGTACAGACATCAATCAGATGCCACCGGGAACCCCGCCGGGGTTCCCGGCGACGCAGTTCCTGGGCGAAGAGGGATCCACAGGAGATGCACCACTCGCGTACCGTCTCGTGGCTGACCAGGGTAGCGCGCCCGTGGAGCAATTCCTGGACGTCCCGGTCGTTCAGCGCAAAGCGATGATAGAGCCAAACTGCGTACCCGATGATGGGCATCGGGAAACGGTGACGGTAGGGCTTGATGTCGTTCACGGACGGTCAGCCTATCCCTCCCGCGTTAAGGCAACACAACCTCGGCATGCGTTCCGGACGCGGTTTGCGGTTGCGCCAGGAGCCTGGGTCGGGCGACACCATACACCACAGTCTCACCGGTGGGAGAGGCCGTGGCGTATGGTGTGGCGGGGCGCACAGCGTGCCTGATCAGAAACGGGCCGCCCAGTCGCGGCAGGAGTTCAAGTGAGAGAACCGGGCATGAATGATCACCAACATCACCGATTAACCCCCCGGCAGGGCGACCATTCTTTGGGAGCGTCGCCCGACGGGGAATTCGGCAGGATCACTCGCGCAGCTGCCCACTTGTTCAACGTCTCCTTGGCTCAGATCAGCCTCACCGACGAGACGCGGCATCGGCTCTTCTCAAGGCAGGATCACGTTCTGTCGTCCTCTTTGCCGGATCTGCCGTTCGGTGACCCCCACCAAACGGCTCTGCTCGAAGTGCCGGATCTCACCTTGCACCCTGATTTCGCAGCGCATCCGCTCGTCGCCGGTTCAGACGCCTTCCGGTACTACGTCACTGTACCGCTGCTGACTCTCACAGGCGCGCTTCTGGGCACTTTCTACCTCTTGGACACGGTGCCCCGCGCCCCGCTGTCTCCCAGTCAACAGGCAGCTCTGCTGGATCTGGCGGGGTTGGTCCAAGACGTCCTGAACCGCCTCCAAGGCCAGACCGAGCAAACTGCTGAACTGCTGAAAATGGCTTCGCAAGATCCCTTGACCGGTCTGCCAAACCGCCGCGCCTTCGAAGACGCCTTCGAGTACGCCGTGAGCGCCGGTGACCCGTTTGGACTGATGCTGCTGGATCTGGATGAGCTCAAGCAGGTCAATGATACGCAGGGCCACGCGCAGGGGGATCATCTGCTGTCCAGTTTCGCCTGGGCCCTACAGGACGAGTTCGGCGCACAGGGCCATATCTACCGGTGGGGCGGCGATGAATTCGTGGTGCTGCGTAGAGGGAACGCGCCTGCCCTTCAAAGCGTGCGAACCCAGGTCAATCGGGTCGAGCTGCAGGTCAGGCGCAGAGGCCTGCCAGGCGCACGCGTGTCCATCGGAATGGCCGAATTCCCGTTGGACGCCCTGGCACCGAATGACCTGCTGCGCCTGGCAGACCAGCGCATGCTGCGCGAGAAGGCTGCGCGGCGCGCGGCGCGTGGCCTGAGCGGCCACGCCCTTGACAGCCAACCTACTGTCTGGTCCGGGGAGCTGCTCTGGCAGGCCCTGCGGGCGACGTCCACCCTTATTAGTGCCGATGGTGTGATTGATCAGGCGGGCTGGCAAGCCTTCTTGGAAGCGGCGGTGGCGGCCCTGCCTGGGGCAGAGGCGGGATCCCTGTACGTGCTGGAAGGCACCACGTTCGTCCTGCAGGCACAGGTGGGGTACTCAGTTGCGTTGCTGGGTGCCGGCCGCTCTCCGGCCACCATGCGCCGCTGGCATGGGTCGGAAGGCTGGCAGGGAGGCGTGGCCCGCGTGCTCCGAGGTTCAACTGAGATTGTCGCTCGCGCCCGTGGTTACGAGCAGCTTCCACGTGAGTCAACATCCCTGACGATAGACGACCTGTGTGCCGTGCAGCAGTTGCTCGCCAACCTGTTGGTGCCAGTGGTGGTGCGCGGGCGGGTCGTGGCGGCTTTAAATCTCGACAACCTGCGCTCACCGCAGGCCTTCGCTCCATATGAAGTGAGGATGGCTCAGGAGTTCGCCCGGCAGGCAGCGGCTATCCTGGCCGCCCATGACCGGCACGCGCGGGAGGCCGCACGCACGCAGGAGCTTGAAGTGCTCGTGCATGCCAGCGCCGCACTGAGTGCCGTGCAGACCCCAGAAGAGGTGGAGCAGATCCTCGTTGCAGAAACCCGGGCGTTGCTGCGCACCGAGCATGTGGTATTCGCCCGTTACGAGCCCGACACCCACGCCCTGCGGCTGGTGTCGCCGTCGGGCATGTATGCTCAGTATTCGCCGGGCCTGCTGCCGCACGGGCAAGGCGTGGCATGGCAGGCCATACAGGCCCAAGAGGTCGTGCACGTTCCCAAGATGTTGAACAATGAGCGGATCTATCTCGGGGAAGGGCTGATCGATGGCGCTTTGATGGTTGCTCCCCTTGCGCCGGTTGCAGACGCCCCGGTGGGCGCACTGGCGGCCGTGCGCGCCGCCCCATTGACCTTCAGTGATCTTGATGGTCGGCTGCTCGGAGCGCTCGCCTCAGCGGGTGTGACGGCGCTTGAGCGGCTGCAGGCCGCCGCGCAGGAGTGGCGCCGTTCGCAGGAACTGCAGATTCTTGCAGAGTTTTCGGAGCATGTCGGGCGGGGGAATGACAGCCTCTCCGCCGCGGAAGAGTGCCTCGGCGCCGCCCGCACGTTCCTGAAAGCGGATCTTGCAGTGTTTGTCTGTGGCAACCGGGCCCTGACAGTGACCCACGGTACCGTACCCGCCTCCCTGGCTGACATGTCAGCGGAAGAACTTGAAGCACGTCTTCACGGGCCCAGTGCGGATGACCGCGCAGCATTATGCTTCGCAACTCACTGCTATCCCAGCGCAGGGGAAGCGCATACGGCCCTCGTGGAAGCGGGGGTTCAGGGTTTGGTAAAGGTGCCAATCCTAGAACGGGGTCAGCGGGTGGGTGTAGTGGCGCTGATCTGGTTCCGGCCTTTAGGGGTTCTCCCCGAATCGGCAGCGCTCCTGATGACCCGAAGCGCGGAGCTGATCGGCCAGGTGCTGGATCAGGAAGCGCATATCAAAGACCTGAAAGGCATCCGGGAAGGCGCGCTCCTGACACTGGGAATGGCTCTGGAACTGCGCGATTTTGAGACGGCGGGGCACACCGAGCGGGTGGTGTCTCTGGCGCTCAGGATCGCTCAGCGCCTGGGAATGGAGGAGACGGCGCTGGCAGAATTGCGGGTGGGCGCCTACCTGCATGACATTGGGAAGCTTGCTGTTCCCGACGCAATTCTGCTTAAGCCCGGGAAATTGGATGCCCATGAGTGGGGGGTGATGCAGCGCCATTCAACGATTGGCGACGAGCTGGTGGCACGTATTCCTACGGTGACGGCCCAGGCCCGCAGTGTGGTTCGGCATCATCATGAACGGTGGGACGGAACGGGCTACCCGGATCGCTTGGCTGGAACAGACATTCCAGTAGGCGCCCGAATCTTCAGTGTTGCGGACGTCTACGACGCTCTGACGAGTGAGCGGCCGTATAAAGCTGCGTGGACGTCACAAGAAGCCTTATCGGAACTAATCTCGCAGGCAGGACATCAATTTGATCCGGAGATCGTCCGTGCTGCGGTTGAGGTGTTGATCTCACCCTGCCACACCGTGGTCTTATCCTGCTGATCAGAAGCTGCACCAGATCTGTTCAGCAATTCTAGCAAGTTTGTGTGTTGAGCCGAGCCGTGGGAAGCTTGGTTCGTCACTCCCACTTGGGCCGACTGGCCTGCTGGCAAGTTTGATCTTTCAAGATCGTTCAACACATTTTGGCTGGCTCGAGACCCTCAAGGTCAGGCGCAACAGTATCTGAGGCGGAGGAGCCTGCACACCACATTCCGCCGACCGAACCCGGGTCGTGACCCTCTTTTCCTTTCTGGGGGTTTTGATGTTTGTGTTGGGTCTTGATGAGGGCAACAGTGAGTTGTACGCCTGTTTTCTCCAGCGGCATTCACTGCTTTACGAGACTGCGGTAAGAGTTACGAGAGGCACAGCACGACAGAGTAGGCGGAACATGGCTCAAGTTCGTGGGTTACGTCCCTTCAGCTGGCTTGATGCGTCTATTCCATCACGGCTTGACCGCCTGCTGCTGCTCCTACTCTTCAGTCTGGTTGTCGTCCATTCAGGCTTCACGCTCCTTCCCCACCGACCTGACCTGCTCAGAGAATGGGTTGGGAATCTCTTCTTTTTCCCGTCTTTCTTTCTCAGTGCATTGTTGGCATTTCGCGCTGCCAGTCGTCATTCAGCGCACCGGATTTCTTGGCTCTGGTTCGCGTGGGGCCAGATCGCTTGGGGGATCGGCCAGGTGATCTACATCCAGCTTTCTCTCATTCAGCGTGTCTCCCCGTATCCCTCTCTCGCCGACGCGTTTTATTTGATGTTGATTCCTTGTTTCATGATTGGCCTGCTCCTGCGCAATCCTTTTTCGGTTTCGCTCCAGCGCAGGGCGATCGTCACTCTCGATACGCTGATTGTTGTCTTCGCTTTGGCCAGTGCCTACTGGGAAATCGTGATTGCTCAAAGCGTGCAGAACAACGCGGACACACTGGCCGCGTTGTTGGTCAGCTTGGCGTATCCCGGATTAGATTTGCTGTTGATCGCCTTGCTCATCGTGTGGTGTGTCTGGCGTCCACGGGAGGTTGCAGGACCGGCCGCGCTTGCTCTCACTACAGGCCTAGTCTGGTTGGTGGTGGCTCATGTGGGCTATCAAATCAAGACGGAGACTGGAACCTATCAAGTAGGGTATCCGCTCGATACCTTGTGGCTCTTGGCCACTGGGTTCTTCGGCGTGGCTGCGACCCTAGCCGATGTGTCACTCACCCACCGGCAGATCCAGTGGGAAACACTCACGCGCAACTGGATCCGCAACGCTCAGTTCAGCCAACTGGCGTTGCCTTATCTCGCTCTTCTGTTGGTGTTGGGGCTGGCGGGCACACATTACCTGAGGCCCGAACTTGAGTCTCGCGGCGTCCTGCTGGCGGCGTTCGTGGTGGTGGTGCTCTCGTCCATCCGACAATTCTTGACCCAGGACGAGGCCAGACGCTTACAGCTCAGCTTGGATCGGCAGGCCAGATATGACTCACTGACTGGCCTCATCAACCGTTCTTCGCTGCTGTGTCTCCTGGACCAAGCCATCACCCTTTCTTTCCCGCATCGC is part of the Deinococcus sp. QL22 genome and harbors:
- a CDS encoding Gfo/Idh/MocA family protein; protein product: MVGGGPGAFIGGVHRRAAALTGQFELVAGAFSSDPERSQAFGQTLGVAADRSYGSWEAMLEQELALPPDVRIQGVSIVTPNHLHYPVARAFAQASIPVVCDKPLVHTSEQAGDLLRIVAGTGSLFAVTYNYTGYPMVRQARDLVRSGVLGEVRKVQVLYNQGWLATRLEGQGNLQADWRTDPRRSGIAGAVGDIGSHAENLMTTVTGLTLEAVCADLTTFVPGRALDDDASLLLRFQGGARGILTACQIAGGLENDLSLQVFGTRGSLRWQQETPNQLDVFPLDGPQQRWMRGSSALSSAAQSASQVPGGHPEGFTEAFANIYRGVGETLLAQQEGRVPDPDIAQFPTLEDGARGVHFIEKTVESASSRQKWTSAVWKERSVHC
- a CDS encoding HD domain-containing phosphohydrolase encodes the protein MNDHQHHRLTPRQGDHSLGASPDGEFGRITRAAAHLFNVSLAQISLTDETRHRLFSRQDHVLSSSLPDLPFGDPHQTALLEVPDLTLHPDFAAHPLVAGSDAFRYYVTVPLLTLTGALLGTFYLLDTVPRAPLSPSQQAALLDLAGLVQDVLNRLQGQTEQTAELLKMASQDPLTGLPNRRAFEDAFEYAVSAGDPFGLMLLDLDELKQVNDTQGHAQGDHLLSSFAWALQDEFGAQGHIYRWGGDEFVVLRRGNAPALQSVRTQVNRVELQVRRRGLPGARVSIGMAEFPLDALAPNDLLRLADQRMLREKAARRAARGLSGHALDSQPTVWSGELLWQALRATSTLISADGVIDQAGWQAFLEAAVAALPGAEAGSLYVLEGTTFVLQAQVGYSVALLGAGRSPATMRRWHGSEGWQGGVARVLRGSTEIVARARGYEQLPRESTSLTIDDLCAVQQLLANLLVPVVVRGRVVAALNLDNLRSPQAFAPYEVRMAQEFARQAAAILAAHDRHAREAARTQELEVLVHASAALSAVQTPEEVEQILVAETRALLRTEHVVFARYEPDTHALRLVSPSGMYAQYSPGLLPHGQGVAWQAIQAQEVVHVPKMLNNERIYLGEGLIDGALMVAPLAPVADAPVGALAAVRAAPLTFSDLDGRLLGALASAGVTALERLQAAAQEWRRSQELQILAEFSEHVGRGNDSLSAAEECLGAARTFLKADLAVFVCGNRALTVTHGTVPASLADMSAEELEARLHGPSADDRAALCFATHCYPSAGEAHTALVEAGVQGLVKVPILERGQRVGVVALIWFRPLGVLPESAALLMTRSAELIGQVLDQEAHIKDLKGIREGALLTLGMALELRDFETAGHTERVVSLALRIAQRLGMEETALAELRVGAYLHDIGKLAVPDAILLKPGKLDAHEWGVMQRHSTIGDELVARIPTVTAQARSVVRHHHERWDGTGYPDRLAGTDIPVGARIFSVADVYDALTSERPYKAAWTSQEALSELISQAGHQFDPEIVRAAVEVLISPCHTVVLSC
- a CDS encoding GGDEF domain-containing protein; this encodes MAQVRGLRPFSWLDASIPSRLDRLLLLLLFSLVVVHSGFTLLPHRPDLLREWVGNLFFFPSFFLSALLAFRAASRHSAHRISWLWFAWGQIAWGIGQVIYIQLSLIQRVSPYPSLADAFYLMLIPCFMIGLLLRNPFSVSLQRRAIVTLDTLIVVFALASAYWEIVIAQSVQNNADTLAALLVSLAYPGLDLLLIALLIVWCVWRPREVAGPAALALTTGLVWLVVAHVGYQIKTETGTYQVGYPLDTLWLLATGFFGVAATLADVSLTHRQIQWETLTRNWIRNAQFSQLALPYLALLLVLGLAGTHYLRPELESRGVLLAAFVVVVLSSIRQFLTQDEARRLQLSLDRQARYDSLTGLINRSSLLCLLDQAITLSFPHRQVAVLFIDLDRFKFVNDTYGHACGDALLREVADRMKRIVKPHDLVARQGGDEFVVVLTRVEPTTLLSERGLQLLEAINQPFLVAGIPVSVSASIGITLCPKEAHTAADALKNADMAMYEAKRRGRNTVQFMTRKSNNKRLKCIRSNFTSEERLSVKN